The following nucleotide sequence is from Pseudomonas sessilinigenes.
GCCCAGAGTGCATCAGACATGCGCGAACCTCAGCCCAGGACCAGGGTGTTCTTGATCTGCTGCCAATGCGCGGCTTCGGCGTCTCCGAGCTTCTGGGCCTTGACGTAGCTCATGGCGAGCATCTGTCGGGTGCCAGGCAGGACCAGCGCGAGCTGGTACTGGAATACCTGTTCCTTGCCCTTGTTGAACTGGCTGCGCAGTTCCATGGCCTGGATCTCCTTGGCCGGCCCCACCAGCACTGGCTGCGGTGCCTGCACGCGCAGCTCCTGGACTTGCTGCTCCAGGCGTTGCAGCTGGCTGGCCAGGTTGCTCTCCAGGGTTTCGTCCGCAGCCAGCAGGCTGCGGCTGACGATCAGCGAAGTGCCCAGTTCAGGGAACTTGAGGATATTGATCGAAGCATCCTGCAGCTCGCTGGCCGGCAGCTGGAATTGCAGTTCGTTGAGGCGATAGGTCATGACCCATGTGTCCTTTGATTAACCCTTGGGGGCGGGGAAGACCGCGCTGACCTTGGCAGTGATGGCGCCTTGTACGCCCTGGCCTTCAGTGGTGGTGCCCGGGCCGCCGCCATTGTTCAGGTGCAATACGCCGCCGGTATTGATCTGCGCGTCGCTGGAGGCGTGGACGCTGATGTTGACCCCGCACAGGTTGATCTGGCCGCTGGCGTTGAGCTCCAGGATGCTGGCGCCGCAGACCAGGCGCAGGCGCTCGCCGACCTCGATCACGTAGCTCTGGCCGATGCTGTCGAGTTTCTTCTCGCCCACCGACAGTTCATCCACGTGCTGGACGATGCGCACCCGCTTGTTGCCGATGGTCACGAACTC
It contains:
- a CDS encoding DcrB-related protein produces the protein MTYRLNELQFQLPASELQDASINILKFPELGTSLIVSRSLLAADETLESNLASQLQRLEQQVQELRVQAPQPVLVGPAKEIQAMELRSQFNKGKEQVFQYQLALVLPGTRQMLAMSYVKAQKLGDAEAAHWQQIKNTLVLG